The genomic region CCATCAACATCAACGGCTGCCCCAACGCCTGCGCCCGCATCCAGACCGCGGACATCGGCCTCAAGGGCCAGCTCATGCTGGACGGTGAGGGCAACCAGGTCGAGGGCTACCAGGTGCACCTCGGCGGCGCGCTCGGCCTGGAGGCCGGTTTCGGCCGGAAGGTCCGCGGGCTGAAGGTCACCTCGGCCGAACTCCCGGACTACGTCGAGCGGGTGCTCGGCAGGTTCCAGGAGGAGCGCGAGGACGGCGAGCGCTTCGCGACCTGGGCCGCCCGGGCCAGTGCGGAGTCGCTGTCATGAGCGAACGAGCCGCGCCGTTCTACTGCCCGTACTGCGGCGACGAGGACCTGCGCCCGCACGAGACGGGCCACGGCGCCTGGGAATGTGCTTCCTGCAATCGCGCGTTCCAGCTGAAGTTCCTGGGCCTGCTGGCCCAGGGGCTCCAGCGCAACGACGTGGAAGGGGACGGGACATGACGGACACGCTGCACACCGCCGAGCTCACCGACGAGGCACTGAGGGAGCTGGCCGAGCGGGCCGGACGCGACCTGGAGGACGCCTCCGCGAGCGACATCCTGAAGTGGGCGGCCGACACCTTCGGCGCGCGCTTCTGCGTCACCTCCTCCATGGAGGACGCGGTCGTCGCGCACCTCGCCTCCCGGGTCTTCCCCGGCGTCGACGTCGTCTTCCTGGACACGGGTTACCACTTCGAGGAGACCATCGGCACCCGGGACGCGGTGGGCGCCGTGATGGACGTCAACCTCATCACGCTGACCCCGCGTCAGTCGGTGGCCGAGCAGGACGCCGAGTACGGCCCGAAGCTGCACGACCGCGACCCCGACCTGTGCTGCAAGCTGCGCAAGGTCAAGCCGCTGGAGGAGGGGCTGACGGCGTACGCGGCCTGGGCGACCGGGCTGCGCCGCGACGAGTCCCCCACCCGGGCGAACACCCCGGTCGTGGGCTGGGACGAGAAGCGCCGCAAGGTCAAGGTCTCGCCGATCGCGCGCTGGACCCAGGACGACGTGGACGCCTACGTCGCCGAACACGGCGTGCTGACCAACCCGCTGCTGATGGACGGTTACGCCTCCGTCGGCTGCGCGCCCTGCACCCGCCGGGTGCTGGAGGGCGAGGACGCACGGGCCGGCCGCTGGGCCGGGCGGGGCAAGACCGAATGCGGGCTGCACGGCTGATGACGACTGATCAGGAGATATCGATGAGCGTGACGGAGACGGGAGCCACCGTCTGGCTCACCGGTCTGCCGAGCGCCGGCAAGACCACCATCGCCTACGAGCTGGCCGGCCGGCTGCGTGCCGACGGGCACCGGGTCGAGGTGCTCGACGGTGACGAGATCCGGGAGTTCCTCTCCGCGGGCCTCGGCTTCTCCCGCGAGGACCGGCACACCAACGTGCAGCGGATCGGCTTCGTCGCCGAACTGCTGGCCGCCAACGGTGTGAAGGCCCTCGTCCCGGTCATCGCGCCGTACGCCGACAGCCGTGACGCGGTGCGCAAGCGTCATCAGCAGGAGGGCACCGCGTATCTGGAGGTGCATGTCGCGACCCCGGTCGAGGTGTGCTCCGAGCGCGATGTGAAGGGGCTGTACGCCAAGCAGGCAGCGGGCGAGATCAGCGGTCTCACCGGGGTCGACGACCCCTACGAGGCACCCGAGTCGCCGGATCTGCGGATCGAGTCGCACCAGCAGACCGTGCAGGAGTCCGCAGCGGCGCTTCGTGCGCTGCTCACCGAGAGGGGCCTGGCATGAGCACCGTCGCCACCGTGCCGGAAGGCACCGTCAACCCGTACGCGCTGAGCCACCTCGACTCCCTGGAGTCGGAGGCGGTGCACATCTTCCGTGAGGTGGCGGGAGAGTTCGAGCGGCCGGTGATCCTCTTCTCCGGCGGCAAGGACTCGATCCTGATGCTGCACCTCGCGCTGAAGGCGTTCGCCCCCGCCCCGATCCCCTTCACGCTGCTGCACGTGGACACCGGGCACAACTTCCCCGAGGTCCTCGACTACCGCGACCGCACCGTGGAGAAGCACGGGCTGCGCCTGCACGTCGCCTCCGTCCAGGAGTACATCGACGCGGGCAAGCTCCGCGAGCGCCCCGACGGCACCCGCAACCCCCTTCAGACGGTCCCGCTGACCGAGGCCATCCAGCAGCACCGCTTCGACGCCGTGTTCGGCGGCGGACGCCGCGACGAGGAGAAGGCCCGCGCCAAGGAGCGCGTCTTCTCCCTGCGCGACGAGTTCTCCCAGTGGGACCCGCGCCGTCAGCGCCCCGAGCTGTGGCAGCTCTACAACGGCCGCCACGCCCCCGGCGAGCACGTCCGCGTCTTCCCCATCTCCAACTGGACCGAGCTCGACGTCTGGCAGTACATCGAGCGAGAGGGCATCGAGCTCCCGGAGATCTACTTCGCCCACGAGCGCGAGGTCTTCAACCGCTCCGGCATGTGGCTCACCGCGGGCGACTGGGGCGGCCCCAAGGAGCACGAGAGGGTCGAGACCCGCCAGGTGCGCTACCGCACCGTCGGCGACATGTCCTGCACCGGCGCCGTCGACTCCGACGCCACCACCCTGGACGCCGTGATCACCGAGATCGCCGCCTCCCGCCTCACCGAGCGGGGCGCGACCCGCGCCGACGACAAGATGTCCGAGGCCGCGATGGAAGACCGCAAGCGTGAGGGGTACTTCTGAGGGCCTCTCGTGTGGATCATGCCGGGCTCACGTGTCCTGGCACCGCACCTCGCGGCGTTGTCGTCGATCCTCCCCGAGCTCCCGGCTCCTCCCCCACTCCCGGCTTCGCGCGAGCGGGGGGACCCCGATGAGCGGGGGAGGCCCCGATCGCTCCGCGTGCCTCAATCCTCCGCCTTGCGACGCACGGCACCAGACCCCGCTCCCTGATCCGGCCTGATCCACACGAGAGGCCCGCCATGACCAGCACCACCACCGAGCAGCTCTCGGCCACCACCCTTCTGCGGTTCGCCACCGCGGGGTCCGTCGACGACGGCAAGTCCACCCTCGTGGGACGCCTCCTGCACGACTCCAAGTCGGTCCTCACCGATCAGCTCGAAGCCGTCGCGCTGGCCTCCACCAACCGCGGGCAGGAGGCGCCCGACCTGGCGCTGCTCACCGACGGACTGCGCGCCGAACGCGAGCAGGGCATCACCATCGACGTGGCCTACCGCTACTTCGCCACGCCCCGCCGCCGCTTCATCCTGGCCGACACCCCGGGGCACGTGCAGTACACCCGCAACATGGTCACCGGCGCCTCCACGGCCGAGCTGGCCGTCGTCCTGGTCGACGCCCGCAACGGCGTGGTCGAACAGACCCGCCGCCACGCCGCCGTCGCCGCCCTGCTGCGCGTCCCCCACGTCGTCCTCGCCGTGAACAAGATGGACCTCGTGGAGTACGCGGAGCCCGTCTTCGCGGCGATAGCGGAGGAGTTCACCGCGTACGCCGCCTCGCTCGGCGTCCCGGAGATCACCGCGATCCCGATCTCGGCACTGGCCGGCGACAACGTCGTGGAGCCGTCCGCGCACATGGACTGGTACGGCGGCCCCACGGTCCTGGAGCACCTGGAGACGGTGCCGGTCAGCCACGACCTGACCGAGTGCCACGCGCGCTTCCCGGTCCAGTACGTGATCCGCCCGCAGACCGCCGAGCACCCCGACTACCGGGGGTACGCCGGTCAGATCGCCGCCGGGGTCTTCCGGGTCGGCGAGACGGTCTCCGTGCTGCCGTCCGGACGCACCACGACGATCGAGAGGATCGACGCGCTCGGCGAGAGCGTCGACATCGCCTGGGCGCCGCAGTCCGTGACGCTGCGGCTCTCCGACGACCTGGACATCTCCCGCGGCGATCTCATCGCGCCGAGCGCGGACGTGCCCGCCACCACGCAGGACGTCGAGGCGACCGTCTGCCACGTCGCCGACCGGCCGCTCACGGTGGGCCAGCGGGTGCTGCTCAAGCACACCACCCGCACGGTCAAGGCGATCGTCAAGGAGATCCCGTCGCGGCTGACGCTGGACGACCTCTCCCAGCACCCGGCCCCCGGGCAGCTGGTGGCCAACGACATCGGCCGGGTCGTCGTACGCACCGCCGAACCGCTCGCGCTCGACGCCTACGCGGACTCGCGGCGCACCGGCTCGTTCCTGCTGATCGACCCGGCCGACGGCACGACGCTGACGGCCGGCATGGCGGGCGCCTCGTTCGCCGCCGTGACCGACGGGGACGCGGACGCGGACACCTCCGCCGAGGACGCGGAGTGGGACTTCTGATGATCACCGACTTCTTCTCGACCTTCGCGAAGGAGGGCGGCCGGGTCGGCAGCGGCGCCCTCGGCAGCGGCCAGGGCGGGGTCGGGCGATGTGCGTGATGACGTACGCGCACTGCCTGCGCGCCCGCTCGCACCGACCGCACCGCCAGTTCAGACGAAGACCTGCCGATCGCCCGGCCACGCCACCTGGTCCCAGGGGGACGTGAGCACCGGGCCAACGAGAGGAAAGCCTCCCGTGCCTGCCACCCGTACCACTCTCCGCCGCAGCCTCGCCGCTGCCGCCGCCCTGCCGCTGCTCGCCGTGGCGGTCACCGCCTGCGGCTACGGTTCCGAGGCGAAGGACGACGACTCCGCGAAGTCGAACGTCTCCGCCGGCGGGAAGAAGCTCTCGGCCGACACCGTGAAGATCGGTTACTTCCCGAACCTCACGCACGCCACCGCCCTGGTCGGTATCCAGGAAGGCCTCATCGCCAAGGAGCTGGGCGGCACCACGGTCAAGCCCTCGACGTTCAACGCCGGGCCCTCCGAGATCGAGGCGCTCAACGCGGGTTCGATCGACATCGGCTTCATCGGCCCCTCCCCCTCGATCAACGGCTACAGCAAGTCCAAGGGCCAGAGCCTGCGGATCATCGGCGGCTCCGCCTCCGGCGGTGTGAAGCTCGTCGTGAACCCGAAGAAGATCAAGACCCTGGACGACCTCAAGGGCAAGAAGATCGCCACCCCGCAGCTCGGCAACACGCAGGACGTGGCGTTCCTCCACTGGATCTCCGAGAAGGGCTGGAAGGTCGACGCCCAGAGCGGCAAGGGCGACGTCTCCGTGGTCCGTTCGGACAACAAGGTGACTCCGGACGCCTTCAAGGCGGGTTCCCTGGACGGTGCCTGGGTCCCGGAGCCGACCGCTTCGAAGCTGGTCGCCGAGGGCGGCAAGGTCCTGCTCGACGAGTCGTCGCTGTGGCCGGACGACAAGTTCGTCATCACGAACATCATCGTGTCGCAGAAGTTCCTCTCCGAGCACCCGGACGTCGTGGACGCGGTGCTGCGCGGCACGGTGAACACCAACAAGTGGATCAACGCCAACCCGGACGAGGCGAAGGCCTCGGCCAACGCGGCGCTCGAGGAGCTGAGCGGCAAGGCCCTGCCCGCCGAGGTCCTCGACCCGGCCTGGAAGTCCATCCAGATCACCGACGACCCGCTGGCCGCCACGCTCGAGGCTCAGGCGGACCACGCGGTCAAGGCCGGCCTGCTGGAGAAGCCCGACCTCGACGGCATCTACGACCTGAAGCCGCTGAACAAGATCCTCAAGGCCGCGGGGCAGCCCGAGGTCGCCGACGCCGGTCTCGGCGTCAAGTAAGCCCGACCGCATCAGGATCACTGACGACTCCCAGGAGGTGACGACCATGGCGACCACCACCCTCACCAAGGCCGAGGACCGTGCAGCGGTCGAGCACGCCGCTCGTATCCGACACGTCTCCAAGTCCTTCGCCGGGCCCACGGGGCAGCAGCTCGTCCTGGACGACATCACGCTCGATGTCGCTCCGGGCGAGTTCGTCACCCTCCTGGGAGCATCCGGGTGCGGCAAATCGACCCTGCTCAACCTGGTGGCCGGACTCGACCGCCCGACCGCGGGGTCCATCGAGACCCCCGGCGGGCGGCCGGCCCTGATGTTCCAGGAGCACGCCCTCTTCCCGTGGCTGACCGCGGGCAAGAACATCGAACTGGCCCTGCGGCTGCGCGGGGTGCCGAAGTCGGACCGCCGCCCGGAGGCGGAACGGCTGCTCGAACTCGTACGCCTCGGCGGGGCGTACGGGAAGCGGGTGCACGAGCTCTCGGGCGGGATGCGCCAGCGGGTGGCGATGGCCCGTGCGCTCGCCCAGGACAGCCAGCTGCTGCTGATGGACGAGCCGTTCGCCGCGCTCGACGCCATCACCCGCGATGTGCTGCACGACGAACTGACCCGGATCTGGCGGGAGACGAACGCCTCCGTCCTCTTCGTCACCCACAACGTGCGTGAGGCCGTGCGGCTCGCCCAGCGCGTCATCCTGCTGTCGTCGCGTCCCGGCCGGATCGCCCGGGAGTGGACGGTCGACATCGAGCAGCCTCGCCGCATCGAGGACACCGCCGTGGCGGAGCTGTCCGTCGAGATCACCGAACAACTGCGTGGGGAGATCCGCCGACATGGCCAGCACTGAAACGAAGGCCGACGACCTGGCGGGTCTCGAGGCGGGCCTGGACGCCCTCGACGCCGTACAGGTACGCAGGACGCCGACCCGCGAGATCCTGCTCAACAAGGTCCTGCCGCCGGTCGTCGCCGTCGTCCTGGTGGTCCTGGTCTGGCAGCTGCTGGTCTGGGCGAAGGTCACCGACGACTACAAGCTCCCGCCGCCCGCGGCGGTCTGGGACAGCCTGACCGACATGTGGATGCAGGGCACCCTGCTGGAGGTCATCTGGACCAGTGTGTCGCGCGGTCTGCTCGGCTTCGTGATGGCCGTCGCGATCGGCACCCCGCTGGGGCTGCTCGTCGCGCGGGTGAAGGTGGTCCGGGCGGCGATCGGCCCGATCCTGTCCGGGCTCCAGTCCCTGCCGTCCGTGGCCTGGGTGGCGCCGGCCATCATCTGGCTCGGCCTCGACGACAAGACGATGTACGCGGTGATCCTCCTCGGCGCCGTGCCGTCCGTCGCCAACGGTCTGGTCTCCGGTGTCGACCAGGTGCCGCCGCTGTTCCTGCGCGCGGGCCGCACGATCGGCGCGACGGGGCTGCGCGGGACGGTCCACATCGTCCTGCCGGCGGCGCTGCCCGGCTATCTGGCGGGGCTCAAGCAGGGCTGGGCGTTCTCCTGGCGCTCGCTCATGGCCGCCGAGATCATCGCCTCCTCGCCCGATCTGGGCCTGGGACTCGGCCAGTTGCTGGAGAACGGCCGGAACAACTTCGACATGCCGGGGATCTTCCTGGCGATCCTCCTCATCCTGTTCGTCGGTATCGCGATCGACCTGCTGATCTTCAGCCCGCTGGAGCGGCGGGTGCTGCGCAGCCGCGGTCTCCTCGTGAAGAGCTGAGTTCTCATGGCATCCCCTGTCCTGCTCGTCGTAGCCCACGGCAGCCGCGACCCGCGGCACGCGGCGGCCGTCCACGCGCTCACCGCGCGGGTACGGTCGCTGCGGCCCGGGCTGCGGGTGGAGACGGGCTTCCTGGAGTTCAACGCCCCGTCCGTGCCCAGGGTGCTGGAGCGCCTGGCCGCGGAGGGGGCGGGCGAGGTCGTCGCGCTCCCCCTGCTGCTGACCAGGGCCTTCCACGCCAAGTCGGACATCCCCTCGGTGCTGCGCGAGGCCCGCGCACGGCTGCCGCGGCTGCGGATCGGCCAGGCCGACGTCCTCGGCCCGTCCCCGCTGCTCAACGCGGCACTGGAACAGAGGCTGTACGAGGCCGGGGTCTCCCCCGGCGACAAGGGCTCGACCGGGCTGGTCCTGGCATCGGCGGGCTCCACGGACCCGGAGGCGATCGCAGTGATCGCTGAAATCGCGCGGGAGCTGCGGCACACCGGTTGGTGCGCCGTGCGGCCTGCGTTCGCCTCCGCATCACTGCCCCGCACCGCCGACGCCGTACGCGCCCTGCGGGCCGACGGCGTGGGGCGGGTCGCGGTCGCGCCGTACGTCATCGCTCCCGGCCGTCTCCCCGACCGCATCGCGGCGGGGGCGGAGGAGGCGGGGGCGGATGTGCTGGCCGGCGTCCTGGGGCCGTCCCCGGCGCTCGCCCGGCTGCTGCTGACCCGGTACGACGAGGCGCGCCTGCCGGTGCAGGGGACCTTGAGCGCTTAGCGGTGTGCGGCACCCGGTAACGCGGGGAAAGCGCCCCACGGACGCGACGGCACGGCAGGCGCTGCGCACCGCGCGGACTGCCGTCCGACCCGTGCGCGGATACTCTGGGACTGCCGTGTCCGGCGTCGTCCGCGTCACGGTGCGACAGCACCGGTGCGTGGTCGCGCCCACCGGTGGCCGAGGCACCACTTCGAGGTCCCCATGATCCGCAGGCTGGTACTTTCCGCCGTGCCCCGGCTCGTCGGCGCGTCGGTCCTCGGAGCGGTCGCCGGGGCGGTGGTCAGCGGTCCGAACGGTACGCCGCTGGGCATCCTCGCGGGCATCGCCTCGGCGGAGGCGGTCTTCGTCGTAGCGGGGTGGCTCGTTCTGTGGCCCATGGACGCGGCCACCACCCATGAGAACGCCCGGCGCGAGGAGTTCCGGCCCGTCACCGAGGAGATCGCTGTGGTCGGGTCCGCGCTGTGCGGCCTGGTCGGCATCGTGGTGCTGCTCCTCGTCAGCGATACGGACCTGAGTCACGCCGCCGCCGCGACGGCGCTCTGTGGTGTGTTCACAGCCTGGGCGGCGCTTCACCTCATGTACGCCGCCCGCTACGCCTACATCTATTACCGGGATCCCGAGGGCGGGATCGACTTCAACACCGACGAGCGGCCGCGGTACAGCGATTTCCTCTACTTCAGTTACAACCTGGGTATGACCTACCAGGTCTCCGACACCAATGTGTCCACGTCCACCATTCGTGCGGTCGCGCTCCGGCACTGCCTGCTGTCCTATGTCTTCGGCGCCGTCATCCTGGCCACCACCATCAACCTCGTGACCGGCATCGTCACGGGCTGACCGCGGGCAGGACCGTACCCGGCCGGATTCCGGCACCGCGCTCCGCCGCTTGCGGAGCGATATGGGGCGGGTTTGACTGTCTACGGAAGTGGCTTCTTCGTGTACGGAAACGGTGACACCGGGAGCGGCCGCACATGAGGACAGGTGGGACATGAATATCGTTGAAGAAGCAATTGAAGTTGCGGTGCCGGTTCGTACTGCTTACAACCAGTGGACGCAGTTCAAGAGTTTCCCGCGATTCATGTCCACGGTGAAGAAGGTCGAGCAGATCCGTCCGAATCTCACCAACTGGGTGATCGGTTTCGGCCCGCTGCGCCACGAATTCGCCGCTGAGATCGTGGAGCAGATCCCCGATTCACACCTGGTGTGGCGCAGCCTCCGGCGGCGCTCCGGCCATCAGGGTGAGGTGTCGTTCCGTACGTCGGGGCCGGACCGTACCGAGATTTCCGTCCGCATAAAGGTGAGGCAGCACGGAGTCGGGGACTTCTGCTCCGGATTCACGCGTCGCGTGGTCCGGTCCGAGCTCGCGCATTTCAAGGAGTTCATCGAGGGCCTGGGCCAGGAGGGCGGGGCCTGGCGAGGCTCCATCCACAATGGTCACGTCAAGCCGATGGAGCCGGAACCGCCCAGAAGCCGAGTCCCCCACTGGCCTGTCGGCTGACCCGCCTCCTTCGGCGCGAGAGAGCGAGAGACGCACGGGATGAAGAAGCCACCGAGCCATGAACCGGACGAGGAACTCAGCGTCACTCCGCCGAAGAAATGGGCGGCAGGAGTGCCCGCGGTGACGCACGCCCTGGAGTACTCCCTGGAGGAGACGTCGGTGCGGCGGACAGGGACGACGCTGCTCACCATGAACCAGGTGGGCGGCATCGACTGTCCCGGTTGTGCCTGGGCCGATCCCTCCCCGGGCCATCGGCACCTCAACGAGTACTGCGAGAACGGCGCGAAGCACATCAACGATGAGGCCACGACGCGCCGCGTCACCGCCGACTTCTTCCGCAGGCACTCGGTCTCCGAACTGGGACAGCGCTCCGATCTGTGGCTCAACCAGCAGGGCCGGCTCACCGAGCCGATGGTGAAGCGGGACGGTTCGGACCACTACGAGCCGATCAGCTGGCACGACGCACTGGGGCTGCTCGCCGGGGAACTGAAGGCGCTGGACTCGCCGGACGAGGCGGTCTTCTACACATCGGGCCGGGTGAGCAACGAGGCCGCGTTCCTCCTGCAGCTCTTCGCCAGGGTCTTCGGTACCAACAATCTGCCCGACTGCAGCAACATGTGCCATGAGTCCAGCGGCTTCGCCCTGCACGAGACCCTGGGCACGGGCAAGGGCTCGGTGAGCCTCGAGGACATCCACCATGCCGACCTGATCTTCCTGGTGGGGCAGAATCCCGGCACGAACCATCCGCGGCAGCTCTCCGCGCTGGAGGAGGCCAAGGGGAACGGCGCCCGCGTCATCGCGGTGAACACGCTGCCGGAGGCCGGACTTCTGCGGTTCAAGAACCCTCAGAAGGCCCGCGGCGTCGTCGGCAACGGCGTACAGATCGCCGACCGTTTCCTGCACATCCGCAGCGGCGGCGACCTCGCGTTGTTCCAGGGCCTGAACCGGCTGCTGCTCGAGGCGGAGGACGCGCGGCCGGGCACCGTGCTCGACCACGAATTCATCATGTCGAACACCAGTGGGTTCGAGGAGTTCGCCCGGCACGCCCGGACCGTCGCCTGGGAGGACATCCTCACCGCCACGGATCTCACTCGCGAGGAGATCGAGGCGGTCCGTGACGAGGTCCTGCGCAGCAAGCGCGTCATCGTGTGCTGGGCCATGGGGGTCACCCAGCAGAAGCACGGCGTCCCCACCGTCCGGGAGATCGTGAACTTCCTGCTTCTGCGCGGCAACCTGGGCAAGGCCGGGGCCGGAACATGCCCGGTGCGGGGGCACAGCAACGTACAGGGCGACCGCACGATGGGAATCTGGGAACAGATGCCCGACTCGTTCCT from Streptomyces sp. QL37 harbors:
- a CDS encoding phosphoadenylyl-sulfate reductase, whose amino-acid sequence is MTDTLHTAELTDEALRELAERAGRDLEDASASDILKWAADTFGARFCVTSSMEDAVVAHLASRVFPGVDVVFLDTGYHFEETIGTRDAVGAVMDVNLITLTPRQSVAEQDAEYGPKLHDRDPDLCCKLRKVKPLEEGLTAYAAWATGLRRDESPTRANTPVVGWDEKRRKVKVSPIARWTQDDVDAYVAEHGVLTNPLLMDGYASVGCAPCTRRVLEGEDARAGRWAGRGKTECGLHG
- the cysC gene encoding adenylyl-sulfate kinase; the encoded protein is MTTDQEISMSVTETGATVWLTGLPSAGKTTIAYELAGRLRADGHRVEVLDGDEIREFLSAGLGFSREDRHTNVQRIGFVAELLAANGVKALVPVIAPYADSRDAVRKRHQQEGTAYLEVHVATPVEVCSERDVKGLYAKQAAGEISGLTGVDDPYEAPESPDLRIESHQQTVQESAAALRALLTERGLA
- the cysD gene encoding sulfate adenylyltransferase subunit CysD; the encoded protein is MSTVATVPEGTVNPYALSHLDSLESEAVHIFREVAGEFERPVILFSGGKDSILMLHLALKAFAPAPIPFTLLHVDTGHNFPEVLDYRDRTVEKHGLRLHVASVQEYIDAGKLRERPDGTRNPLQTVPLTEAIQQHRFDAVFGGGRRDEEKARAKERVFSLRDEFSQWDPRRQRPELWQLYNGRHAPGEHVRVFPISNWTELDVWQYIEREGIELPEIYFAHEREVFNRSGMWLTAGDWGGPKEHERVETRQVRYRTVGDMSCTGAVDSDATTLDAVITEIAASRLTERGATRADDKMSEAAMEDRKREGYF
- a CDS encoding GTP-binding protein; the protein is MTSTTTEQLSATTLLRFATAGSVDDGKSTLVGRLLHDSKSVLTDQLEAVALASTNRGQEAPDLALLTDGLRAEREQGITIDVAYRYFATPRRRFILADTPGHVQYTRNMVTGASTAELAVVLVDARNGVVEQTRRHAAVAALLRVPHVVLAVNKMDLVEYAEPVFAAIAEEFTAYAASLGVPEITAIPISALAGDNVVEPSAHMDWYGGPTVLEHLETVPVSHDLTECHARFPVQYVIRPQTAEHPDYRGYAGQIAAGVFRVGETVSVLPSGRTTTIERIDALGESVDIAWAPQSVTLRLSDDLDISRGDLIAPSADVPATTQDVEATVCHVADRPLTVGQRVLLKHTTRTVKAIVKEIPSRLTLDDLSQHPAPGQLVANDIGRVVVRTAEPLALDAYADSRRTGSFLLIDPADGTTLTAGMAGASFAAVTDGDADADTSAEDAEWDF
- a CDS encoding aliphatic sulfonate ABC transporter substrate-binding protein — encoded protein: MPATRTTLRRSLAAAAALPLLAVAVTACGYGSEAKDDDSAKSNVSAGGKKLSADTVKIGYFPNLTHATALVGIQEGLIAKELGGTTVKPSTFNAGPSEIEALNAGSIDIGFIGPSPSINGYSKSKGQSLRIIGGSASGGVKLVVNPKKIKTLDDLKGKKIATPQLGNTQDVAFLHWISEKGWKVDAQSGKGDVSVVRSDNKVTPDAFKAGSLDGAWVPEPTASKLVAEGGKVLLDESSLWPDDKFVITNIIVSQKFLSEHPDVVDAVLRGTVNTNKWINANPDEAKASANAALEELSGKALPAEVLDPAWKSIQITDDPLAATLEAQADHAVKAGLLEKPDLDGIYDLKPLNKILKAAGQPEVADAGLGVK
- a CDS encoding ABC transporter ATP-binding protein, which gives rise to MATTTLTKAEDRAAVEHAARIRHVSKSFAGPTGQQLVLDDITLDVAPGEFVTLLGASGCGKSTLLNLVAGLDRPTAGSIETPGGRPALMFQEHALFPWLTAGKNIELALRLRGVPKSDRRPEAERLLELVRLGGAYGKRVHELSGGMRQRVAMARALAQDSQLLLMDEPFAALDAITRDVLHDELTRIWRETNASVLFVTHNVREAVRLAQRVILLSSRPGRIAREWTVDIEQPRRIEDTAVAELSVEITEQLRGEIRRHGQH
- a CDS encoding ABC transporter permease gives rise to the protein MASTETKADDLAGLEAGLDALDAVQVRRTPTREILLNKVLPPVVAVVLVVLVWQLLVWAKVTDDYKLPPPAAVWDSLTDMWMQGTLLEVIWTSVSRGLLGFVMAVAIGTPLGLLVARVKVVRAAIGPILSGLQSLPSVAWVAPAIIWLGLDDKTMYAVILLGAVPSVANGLVSGVDQVPPLFLRAGRTIGATGLRGTVHIVLPAALPGYLAGLKQGWAFSWRSLMAAEIIASSPDLGLGLGQLLENGRNNFDMPGIFLAILLILFVGIAIDLLIFSPLERRVLRSRGLLVKS
- a CDS encoding sirohydrochlorin chelatase, encoding MASPVLLVVAHGSRDPRHAAAVHALTARVRSLRPGLRVETGFLEFNAPSVPRVLERLAAEGAGEVVALPLLLTRAFHAKSDIPSVLREARARLPRLRIGQADVLGPSPLLNAALEQRLYEAGVSPGDKGSTGLVLASAGSTDPEAIAVIAEIARELRHTGWCAVRPAFASASLPRTADAVRALRADGVGRVAVAPYVIAPGRLPDRIAAGAEEAGADVLAGVLGPSPALARLLLTRYDEARLPVQGTLSA
- a CDS encoding DUF1345 domain-containing protein, which translates into the protein MIRRLVLSAVPRLVGASVLGAVAGAVVSGPNGTPLGILAGIASAEAVFVVAGWLVLWPMDAATTHENARREEFRPVTEEIAVVGSALCGLVGIVVLLLVSDTDLSHAAAATALCGVFTAWAALHLMYAARYAYIYYRDPEGGIDFNTDERPRYSDFLYFSYNLGMTYQVSDTNVSTSTIRAVALRHCLLSYVFGAVILATTINLVTGIVTG
- a CDS encoding SRPBCC family protein, with the protein product MNIVEEAIEVAVPVRTAYNQWTQFKSFPRFMSTVKKVEQIRPNLTNWVIGFGPLRHEFAAEIVEQIPDSHLVWRSLRRRSGHQGEVSFRTSGPDRTEISVRIKVRQHGVGDFCSGFTRRVVRSELAHFKEFIEGLGQEGGAWRGSIHNGHVKPMEPEPPRSRVPHWPVG
- a CDS encoding FdhF/YdeP family oxidoreductase; the protein is MKKPPSHEPDEELSVTPPKKWAAGVPAVTHALEYSLEETSVRRTGTTLLTMNQVGGIDCPGCAWADPSPGHRHLNEYCENGAKHINDEATTRRVTADFFRRHSVSELGQRSDLWLNQQGRLTEPMVKRDGSDHYEPISWHDALGLLAGELKALDSPDEAVFYTSGRVSNEAAFLLQLFARVFGTNNLPDCSNMCHESSGFALHETLGTGKGSVSLEDIHHADLIFLVGQNPGTNHPRQLSALEEAKGNGARVIAVNTLPEAGLLRFKNPQKARGVVGNGVQIADRFLHIRSGGDLALFQGLNRLLLEAEDARPGTVLDHEFIMSNTSGFEEFARHARTVAWEDILTATDLTREEIEAVRDEVLRSKRVIVCWAMGVTQQKHGVPTVREIVNFLLLRGNLGKAGAGTCPVRGHSNVQGDRTMGIWEQMPDSFLDRLEREFGFQPPRAHGLDSVNSIKAMHEGRVKVFLGVAGNFVRAAPDSAFTEDAMRRCGFTAHISTKLNRSHTVCGRTALILPTLGRTELDTQATGEQFVTVENSMSEVHTSYGRLKPASKLLLSEVAILARLAVRTLDGRGGIPWEQFEADYGAIRDRISNVVPGLHQFNRRVVRPGGIRLPNPVNEGIYPTPVGKALFSCNAWEMSSAPEGHLLLQTLRSHDQWNTIPYTENDRYRGIHGSRRVVMVNPDDMDRLGLAEGQRVDLVSVWADDVLRRAEDFKVVSYPTSAGCAAAYYPETNVLLPLDSVAATSNQPTAKGIVVRLEPTV